In the Silurus meridionalis isolate SWU-2019-XX chromosome 6, ASM1480568v1, whole genome shotgun sequence genome, one interval contains:
- the pop7 gene encoding ribonuclease P protein subunit p20 isoform X1, with translation MLMPQASVYFRCYSEYFLDFPQSVAATGPNSRTALIPRSCKMAEPRSQVSTSMSQKSLGFSSSEGPATEMDPVEYTLRKRLPRKLPKRRNDVYINMKTDFKAQLARCQKLLDGGAGHREICIHGLGLAINRAINIALQLQAFSQGALQIAANTSTVELIDDLEPEDPDEAGEPLTRTRNNSAIHIKVFYPNA, from the exons ATGCTGATGCCACAG GCAAGTGTGTACTTCCGGTGTTATTCCGAGTACTTCCTGGATTTTCCGCAGTCAGTTGCAGCGACTGGCCCCAACAGCAGAACAG cttTAATCCCCAGAAGCTGCAAGATGGCAGAGCCTCGAAGTCAGGTCTCAACTTCCATGTCACAGAAGTCTTTGGGATTTTCATCCTCTGAGGGGCCAGCAACAGAGATGGACCCAGTGGAATACACCCTCCGCAAGCGGCTCCCCAGGAAGCTACCAAAGAGGCGCAATGATGTGTACATCAACATGAAGACTGACTTCAAGGCCCAGCTGGCCAGGTGTCAGAAGCTGCTGGATGGAGGTGCAGGTCACAGAGAGATCTGCATTCATGGCCTAGGCCTTGCTATCAATCGGGCCATTAACATTGCTCTGCAGTTGCAGGCATTCAGCCAGGGGGCACTTCAGATTGCTGCCAACACCTCCACTGTAGAGCTCATAGATGATCTGGAACCTGAGGATCCAGATGAAGCCGGGGAGCCACTAACACGCACACGTAACAACTCTGCCATCCACATCAAAGTGTTCTACCCCAATGCTTAA
- the pop7 gene encoding ribonuclease P protein subunit p20 isoform X2, which translates to MHMIRTRKPCADLDYALIPRSCKMAEPRSQVSTSMSQKSLGFSSSEGPATEMDPVEYTLRKRLPRKLPKRRNDVYINMKTDFKAQLARCQKLLDGGAGHREICIHGLGLAINRAINIALQLQAFSQGALQIAANTSTVELIDDLEPEDPDEAGEPLTRTRNNSAIHIKVFYPNA; encoded by the exons ATGCATATGATCCGTACACGAAAACCCTGTGCGGATTTGGATTATG cttTAATCCCCAGAAGCTGCAAGATGGCAGAGCCTCGAAGTCAGGTCTCAACTTCCATGTCACAGAAGTCTTTGGGATTTTCATCCTCTGAGGGGCCAGCAACAGAGATGGACCCAGTGGAATACACCCTCCGCAAGCGGCTCCCCAGGAAGCTACCAAAGAGGCGCAATGATGTGTACATCAACATGAAGACTGACTTCAAGGCCCAGCTGGCCAGGTGTCAGAAGCTGCTGGATGGAGGTGCAGGTCACAGAGAGATCTGCATTCATGGCCTAGGCCTTGCTATCAATCGGGCCATTAACATTGCTCTGCAGTTGCAGGCATTCAGCCAGGGGGCACTTCAGATTGCTGCCAACACCTCCACTGTAGAGCTCATAGATGATCTGGAACCTGAGGATCCAGATGAAGCCGGGGAGCCACTAACACGCACACGTAACAACTCTGCCATCCACATCAAAGTGTTCTACCCCAATGCTTAA
- the epoa gene encoding erythropoietin isoform X1 codes for MDVTGHKERSKTVKRSAGFFALLLIFLEWIRPGLPSPLRPICDMRVLNHFIEEARDAEAAMRFCKEECSVAVPLTVPLTSVDFAVWEKKNIEEQAQEVQAGLWLLNMAISSLSASITSSALHSHIDATIRNIASLKQVLRSLSIQDYVPTGGGTEETWRVSSASELFQVHINFLRGKVYLVLRNAPVCQQQIT; via the exons ATGGATGTAACTGGACACAAGGAGAGGTCCAAAACTGTAAAGAGATCTGCTG GATTCTTTGCCTTGCTGCTGATCTTCCTGGAGTGGATTCGGCCTGGCCTGCCCTCCCCTTTGCGGCCCATCTGTGATATGCGTGTTCTCAACCACTTCATTGAGGAGGCGCGTGATGCCGAGGCTGCTATG AGGTTTTGTAAAGAGGAATGCAGTGTTGCTGTGCCTCTCACGGTTCCCTTGACCAGTGTGGATTTTGCTGTGTGGGAAAAGAAAAAC ATAGAAGAGCAGGCTCAAGAAGTCCAGGCAGGTCTGTGGCTGTTAAACATGGCCATCAGCTCATTAAGTGCATCAATCACCAGCTCTGCGCTCCATTCCCACATAGATGCCACCATCAGAAACATCGCCAGCCTGAAGCAGGTGCTGCGCAGCCTCAGTATACAG GACTATGTACCTACAGGTGGTGGGACAGAAGAGACATGGAGAGTGTCTTCAGCCTCCGAGCTCTTCCAGGTCCACATCAACTTTCTTCGTGGGAAAGTGTACCTTGTGCTCCGCAATGCACCTGTCTGCCAGCAACAAATCACATGA
- the epoa gene encoding erythropoietin isoform X3 yields MEMPRFFALLLIFLEWIRPGLPSPLRPICDMRVLNHFIEEARDAEAAMRFCKEECSVAVPLTVPLTSVDFAVWEKKNIEEQAQEVQAGLWLLNMAISSLSASITSSALHSHIDATIRNIASLKQVLRSLSIQDYVPTGGGTEETWRVSSASELFQVHINFLRGKVYLVLRNAPVCQQQIT; encoded by the exons ATGGAGATGCCCA GATTCTTTGCCTTGCTGCTGATCTTCCTGGAGTGGATTCGGCCTGGCCTGCCCTCCCCTTTGCGGCCCATCTGTGATATGCGTGTTCTCAACCACTTCATTGAGGAGGCGCGTGATGCCGAGGCTGCTATG AGGTTTTGTAAAGAGGAATGCAGTGTTGCTGTGCCTCTCACGGTTCCCTTGACCAGTGTGGATTTTGCTGTGTGGGAAAAGAAAAAC ATAGAAGAGCAGGCTCAAGAAGTCCAGGCAGGTCTGTGGCTGTTAAACATGGCCATCAGCTCATTAAGTGCATCAATCACCAGCTCTGCGCTCCATTCCCACATAGATGCCACCATCAGAAACATCGCCAGCCTGAAGCAGGTGCTGCGCAGCCTCAGTATACAG GACTATGTACCTACAGGTGGTGGGACAGAAGAGACATGGAGAGTGTCTTCAGCCTCCGAGCTCTTCCAGGTCCACATCAACTTTCTTCGTGGGAAAGTGTACCTTGTGCTCCGCAATGCACCTGTCTGCCAGCAACAAATCACATGA
- the epoa gene encoding erythropoietin isoform X2 — MVYCSGFFALLLIFLEWIRPGLPSPLRPICDMRVLNHFIEEARDAEAAMRFCKEECSVAVPLTVPLTSVDFAVWEKKNIEEQAQEVQAGLWLLNMAISSLSASITSSALHSHIDATIRNIASLKQVLRSLSIQDYVPTGGGTEETWRVSSASELFQVHINFLRGKVYLVLRNAPVCQQQIT; from the exons ATGGTTTACTGCTCAG GATTCTTTGCCTTGCTGCTGATCTTCCTGGAGTGGATTCGGCCTGGCCTGCCCTCCCCTTTGCGGCCCATCTGTGATATGCGTGTTCTCAACCACTTCATTGAGGAGGCGCGTGATGCCGAGGCTGCTATG AGGTTTTGTAAAGAGGAATGCAGTGTTGCTGTGCCTCTCACGGTTCCCTTGACCAGTGTGGATTTTGCTGTGTGGGAAAAGAAAAAC ATAGAAGAGCAGGCTCAAGAAGTCCAGGCAGGTCTGTGGCTGTTAAACATGGCCATCAGCTCATTAAGTGCATCAATCACCAGCTCTGCGCTCCATTCCCACATAGATGCCACCATCAGAAACATCGCCAGCCTGAAGCAGGTGCTGCGCAGCCTCAGTATACAG GACTATGTACCTACAGGTGGTGGGACAGAAGAGACATGGAGAGTGTCTTCAGCCTCCGAGCTCTTCCAGGTCCACATCAACTTTCTTCGTGGGAAAGTGTACCTTGTGCTCCGCAATGCACCTGTCTGCCAGCAACAAATCACATGA